One Simonsiella muelleri ATCC 29453 DNA window includes the following coding sequences:
- a CDS encoding undecaprenyl-diphosphate phosphatase — protein MDMILVLKALILGFIEGLTEFLPISSTGHLIVFGSLLDFHSTGKVFEIAIQLGAVLAVVFEYRSRFTNVILNFGRDREVNRFVVNLAIAFVPAAVMGLLFSKMIKTYLFNPVSVAMALVIGGFLILWIEKRTQSRPAKVLTVESMRPRDALMVGLAQVLALIPGTSRSGSTIMGGMLWGLERKVATEFSFFLAVPMMIAATFYDIIKHRDLFTMADAGLIGVGFVAAFVAGLVTVRALLRFVSRKNYVPFAYYRIIFGGIILLTWVMNWVNWSE, from the coding sequence ATGGATATGATACTAGTACTTAAAGCTTTGATTTTAGGCTTTATTGAAGGTTTAACCGAGTTTTTGCCCATTTCCAGCACGGGGCATTTGATTGTGTTCGGCAGCTTATTGGATTTCCACAGCACGGGAAAAGTATTTGAAATTGCGATTCAATTGGGCGCGGTATTGGCAGTGGTGTTTGAATATCGCTCGCGTTTTACCAATGTGATTTTGAATTTTGGACGCGACCGCGAAGTGAATCGTTTTGTGGTCAATTTGGCGATTGCATTTGTGCCTGCGGCGGTAATGGGCTTGCTGTTTAGCAAAATGATTAAAACATATTTATTCAATCCTGTGAGTGTGGCGATGGCGCTGGTGATTGGCGGTTTTTTGATTTTGTGGATTGAAAAACGCACACAAAGCCGCCCTGCCAAAGTTTTAACAGTAGAAAGTATGCGACCGCGTGATGCGTTGATGGTGGGTTTAGCACAAGTTTTGGCGTTGATTCCAGGGACTTCGCGTTCAGGCAGCACGATTATGGGCGGTATGCTGTGGGGTTTGGAACGCAAAGTAGCAACTGAATTTTCATTTTTCTTGGCTGTACCGATGATGATTGCCGCGACTTTTTACGATATTATCAAACACCGTGATTTATTTACCATGGCAGATGCGGGCTTAATTGGTGTGGGTTTTGTGGCGGCGTTTGTGGCTGGTTTAGTAACGGTTCGCGCATTATTGCGATTTGTTTCGCGTAAAAATTATGTCCCATTTGCTTATTATCGGATTATTTTTGGTGGCATTATTTTACTGACTTGGGTGATGAATTGGGTTAATTGGTCTGAATAA
- a CDS encoding thiol:disulfide interchange protein DsbA/DsbL yields MKKLLLATLLGVTLSSPAFALTEGKDYEILKKPMPQIEKDKIEVLEFFGYFCIHCKNLDPILLKKVKTFPSDTYFHTDHVVWDHDAHLGFARLAAAVNQSGTKQQANPAIFSAVFDQQIDLNDPATTTKWLSEQTVFDGKKVLAAYNSFSNQTQAQQMAQRTSDFGVESTPTMIVGGKYKLLFPNGFEAGMTTLDELIEKVRQERGMKNPAPKAAVKTPKSKGGSFAVQAAK; encoded by the coding sequence ATGAAAAAATTGTTATTGGCAACTTTATTGGGCGTGACTTTGAGCAGTCCAGCTTTCGCATTAACCGAAGGCAAAGACTATGAAATTTTAAAAAAACCCATGCCGCAAATAGAAAAAGACAAAATTGAAGTTTTAGAATTTTTTGGGTATTTTTGTATTCATTGTAAAAATTTAGACCCCATTTTATTGAAAAAAGTCAAAACATTTCCAAGCGATACCTATTTCCATACCGATCATGTGGTTTGGGATCATGATGCACACTTGGGTTTTGCACGTTTGGCGGCTGCTGTGAATCAGTCTGGTACAAAACAACAAGCTAATCCCGCGATTTTCTCTGCTGTTTTTGACCAACAAATTGATTTGAATGACCCCGCTACCACCACTAAATGGTTATCAGAACAAACTGTTTTTGATGGCAAAAAAGTTTTAGCAGCATACAACTCATTTAGCAACCAAACCCAAGCACAACAAATGGCACAACGTACTTCAGATTTTGGCGTGGAAAGTACCCCAACCATGATTGTGGGTGGTAAATATAAATTGTTGTTCCCTAATGGTTTTGAAGCTGGCATGACCACTTTGGACGAATTAATTGAAAAAGTTCGTCAAGAACGCGGTATGAAAAATCCTGCCCCCAAAGCAGCAGTCAAAACCCCAAAAAGCAAAGGCGGTTCATTTGCGGTGCAAGCTGCCAAATAA